The Rhopalosiphum maidis isolate BTI-1 chromosome 4, ASM367621v3, whole genome shotgun sequence region ggggtgctgaataaaaatatttacttcaaGGACATAAAAGCATAGACATTaagtttaagttttgaaatattttaagtaagtacCTTTGGCCGGAGGGGCTTCAGCTCCCATAGCCCCTCTCTTATATCCGCAACtgcatatatatgtacatatttttggttttttattacatataaatcccaGCCTTAATGGACAGTGTATcagtttacctatataaattactataaactgAACTGTAGAGTTTTATGCTTGTTTTAAAAGATGATAAAACACATGCAGTCagagtatacaaatatattaaaggcGAAACTatgaataaagttaaaatcaaTTCTGAAATATCtacaaattttggtttttatgttGCTCATTTAACATCAGTTTTAAaagtaagtacctaaatattattaactgaaataaatacttcaaaattaaattattttttttataaaattataaaattattacaatgatgTTTAGAAATTTGATCATGGTGGATTCCATAGAAATCATTTGTGGGCTTTAGAGAAATGTCcagaagttttaaaatttgtagaaGTTTTTGATCAAGAAAAACAGCAACAaactattattactgtattaaataaatttcagttTGATGTTTTGTTAAATGCTGATCGActtgaaaaaagtttttaacttattactttaattatacattaattattacattgtttaaaacaaatttttattttcaggtgTTATTCATGGAGATctcaatatgaataatataattatgaaagacAACACAATTCTTGGTGTTATAGATGTAGGCGATGTTGTCTATTCATtcacaatttttgattttgctgttGCACTATGTTATCTAATTTTGCATGAATTTAAAGACAACAATGCAAAGTTATCTAATGTACAAATTAAGAGTTATGTTGAAGCCTATGAAAAAGAGTAcagaattttaaatgattttgaagtttcaataatacatgtaattatataaattaaaaattatttattaaattcaatacataaaattgtttatacttgGATAGAAGATTTAAGTTAAGTATAAATGAATAGTTTCTTTGATTAatgcttattaattttataaaactaaattttatttaaaaaatagtaaaattctttatcttacatattaattgaattataaatctgaaataatcattttaaacttaaatgtttattataaataaatataataattagactcTGGTACGTTGTattcatacttttatttatttcagacTTGTATATGTGCCAGAATTTGTCAAAGTTTGGTTTTGGGTAAAAAATCAAGTTTGAGAGATTTATCAAACAGTTACATACTATCTACACAGAAAAATGGGTGGAGAGCACTAGAAGAATTATTGAACATCGGAAAagacaaatttaatatgttactgAAACATTAgtcaaagaaattaaattttaaatcatttttaccattattattgaatttagttTTAGATTGTCCAAAAACTCTATagcatataacatattacctGATATTCAGAAAGATAgacctaatatttatactttataaaatattacactgtactatacatagttatactttatatgtacctatatcaatTATCGTATGCTTAgatctaatatataattttaaaaaggtctacaaactataatagtacatttttataattatttactaaacttCCTGTCaccatttatgtttttattaatataaataagtaatataattactattatatttatgaatttattatttataataaacatggacatattttatgagaactaattatatttgccttaataataatatttttttttaatcgttcataatttatatggaTATCATAACTGCATAATTGTTGTTTGAaagttagtatatatatatataatatagcactttaaatgttaaaagtacaatattattagattaagtataaatttaataattaaatataattgtctaGATACCTCATTggtagaaaattttaaaagattataggtatattattatattgataatttaataattaattaatatctattgaCTGAGTATGAATGTTTTTCATGACAGAACGTCTCGTACCATAGAACATTAATGTTGAATgctatttcttaattttttgaatttaaggtGTCCgccaaatcaataaataatgttatatcacAACAAGGACAAATTTTGGTTAAAccttaatttaatctattctaTGTTCATGATCTTAACCTAACTTTTATAGTTGGTCGATTTTAATCACGATTGCTAACGACTATGAttgataaaaagttaaaagaacacaaattgtaaaaatataaattacctacttaaaagttacaatttataagttgctacttttaaacttaacttttaaaaatttattaaaataataaattctgtaaaattaatgttgaTGTGGTTGTAGCATCTTAATTCTTAAGAAGAACTCGTATTTAATCATGGTTGCATGATCTACACAATatcgatattaaaaatatcga contains the following coding sequences:
- the LOC113555675 gene encoding hydroxylysine kinase yields the protein MANLTENICPELNKDQVEDILKNDYGFIDGKIQELDGYDDKNYHITEVKKCIEEIEFPTDGIIIKFINSIDSKNLLLLDAQTKLTQYLEHSGIYCPIPVFNKYGNSYRSLVLNDKTHAVRVYKYIKGETMNKVKINSEISTNFGFYVAHLTSVLKKFDHGGFHRNHLWALEKCPEVLKFVEVFDQEKQQQTIITVLNKFQFDVLLNADRLEKSVIHGDLNMNNIIMKDNTILGVIDVGDVVYSFTIFDFAVALCYLILHEFKDNNAKLSNVQIKSYVEAYEKEYRILNDFEVSIIHTCICARICQSLVLGKKSSLRDLSNSYILSTQKNGWRALEELLNIGKDKFNMLLKH